In one Verrucomicrobiia bacterium genomic region, the following are encoded:
- a CDS encoding NUDIX hydrolase — MVEPWRKIGSRPAGDFRVFKARWERAISPRTQQEHEFVVLDSVNWVNVIPLTAEGHLVMIEQYRHGSGTVELEIPGGMIDAGDASPEEAAARELREETGYQGENPRRIGEVFPNPAIMSNRCFTVLLDNCRCIHPVQFDHGEDLVTRLVPVGQIPELVAGGKIRHCLVIAGLFYFELYQKRRG; from the coding sequence ATGGTGGAACCTTGGCGAAAAATCGGTTCGCGTCCGGCAGGGGATTTCCGCGTTTTCAAAGCGCGCTGGGAGCGCGCCATCTCACCGCGCACCCAACAGGAGCATGAGTTTGTCGTCCTGGATTCCGTCAATTGGGTGAATGTCATCCCCCTTACGGCCGAAGGGCACCTGGTAATGATCGAGCAGTACCGGCACGGTTCGGGCACGGTTGAACTGGAAATCCCGGGCGGTATGATTGACGCGGGAGATGCTTCGCCGGAAGAGGCCGCGGCGCGCGAACTACGGGAAGAAACCGGTTACCAGGGTGAAAACCCGCGCCGGATTGGCGAGGTCTTCCCCAACCCGGCCATTATGAGCAACCGCTGCTTCACTGTGCTGCTCGACAATTGCCGTTGCATTCACCCGGTCCAGTTCGATCATGGCGAGGATTTGGTGACGCGCCTGGTGCCCGTGGGTCAGATACCCGAACTGGTGGCGGGCGGCAAAATCCGCCATTGCCTGGTCATTGCCGGACTTTTTTATTTCGAGCTTTATCAAAAGCGCCGTGGTTGA
- a CDS encoding glycosyltransferase family 4 protein, with protein MKALVPKSRLILMTADTVGGVWTYALELAQALEQHGIQIALATMGRPLNRSQRKQAARASNVEVFESAYKLEWMPEPWDDVAEAGEWLLALEARLRPDLIHLNGYAHAALSWRAPKLVVGHSCVLSWWQAVHGSPPPACWNRYRLAVLAGLKAADLVVAPSAAMLLMLEEHYGNVAKGIVIPNGRSLPFITPRPKENLILSAGRLWDAAKNISTLASVAAALSWPVYVAGETRYPAGAATRYENIHALGLLNGEQLLPWFARAAIYALPARYEPFGLSVLEAALAGCALVLGDIPSLREIWGDAAIYVPTEEPEALADTLRELIAGPAWRGYLSAKARATAARYSPELMAAAYLLAYNQLLRQASRRQGPPKLNTVPHPGRRREPVANGQKMVLSSLCPSRPSGPDLLSPAKLRNETRLRPMTRLPVSLRCANKQRNESQATAHLARVTHD; from the coding sequence ATGAAGGCTCTGGTTCCAAAATCCCGCCTCATCCTGATGACCGCTGACACTGTCGGCGGTGTCTGGACCTATGCCTTGGAACTGGCCCAAGCCCTCGAACAGCATGGAATCCAAATCGCCCTGGCAACAATGGGCCGCCCGTTAAACCGCTCCCAGCGCAAGCAGGCAGCGCGTGCGTCAAATGTCGAGGTCTTCGAAAGCGCTTACAAACTCGAATGGATGCCCGAGCCCTGGGATGACGTCGCCGAGGCCGGCGAATGGCTGCTCGCCCTCGAAGCACGGCTGCGCCCCGACCTGATTCATCTCAACGGCTATGCCCACGCCGCCCTATCCTGGCGCGCGCCCAAACTTGTCGTGGGCCATTCGTGCGTCCTTTCCTGGTGGCAGGCCGTCCATGGTTCGCCGCCGCCTGCTTGTTGGAACCGCTATCGCCTTGCAGTCCTCGCCGGGCTTAAAGCCGCCGACCTTGTGGTCGCCCCTTCGGCAGCCATGTTGCTGATGCTTGAAGAGCACTACGGCAACGTCGCCAAGGGAATCGTCATTCCCAACGGGCGTTCGCTTCCTTTTATCACCCCGCGTCCCAAGGAGAATCTTATCCTGAGCGCTGGCCGGCTCTGGGACGCCGCGAAAAACATTTCGACCCTGGCGTCTGTCGCCGCTGCTCTCTCATGGCCCGTCTATGTGGCTGGGGAGACGAGGTATCCAGCCGGGGCTGCCACTCGCTATGAGAATATCCATGCGTTGGGTCTGTTGAATGGCGAGCAATTGCTCCCTTGGTTTGCCCGCGCCGCCATTTATGCATTGCCAGCGCGCTATGAGCCGTTCGGACTCTCCGTTCTTGAAGCCGCTTTGGCCGGCTGCGCCTTGGTCCTGGGCGATATCCCCAGCTTGCGAGAGATTTGGGGTGATGCGGCAATTTACGTTCCCACTGAAGAACCGGAAGCGCTTGCCGATACATTGCGAGAACTGATTGCCGGACCTGCATGGCGCGGCTACCTCTCTGCCAAAGCCCGCGCCACCGCTGCTCGTTATTCGCCCGAGTTGATGGCTGCCGCTTATCTGCTGGCTTATAACCAATTGCTGCGCCAGGCAAGCCGCCGCCAAGGCCCGCCCAAATTGAACACAGTCCCCCATCCAGGCCGCCGCCGCGAACCTGTGGCTAATGGGCAGAAAATGGTTCTCAGCAGCCTTTGCCCCAGCAGACCCTCAGGGCCGGACCTTTTGTCACCCGCAAAGTTGCGCAATGAAACACGTCTCCGTCCAATGACGCGCCTGCCGGTCTCTCTACGGTGCGCTAATAAGCAAAGAAATGAATCTCAAGCCACAGCTCATTTGGCGCGGGTCACGCACGATTAA
- a CDS encoding phosphoribosylaminoimidazolesuccinocarboxamide synthase, giving the protein MTNEPLLHIELPGVKKLKSGKVRDIFDLGDRLLFVASDRISAFDVIMPNGIPRKGEVLTQISYFWFGQTESFQANHLVSHANDPLPSELQPFASKLARRSMVVKKAAPLAIECVVRGYLAGSGWKEYREHQTVCGIKLPAALKESSELPEPIFTPATKAESGHDENISFERAAGIVGGDIAEKVRAASLKIYNSARDYARKRGIIIADTKFEFGLLNGQLILIDEVLTPDSSRFWPADQYQTGKSQPSFDKQFVRDYLETLDWNKTAPGPVLPAQVVARTQAKYLDAYERLTGRPL; this is encoded by the coding sequence ATGACCAACGAACCCTTGCTCCACATTGAATTGCCCGGCGTTAAGAAGCTCAAGAGCGGCAAAGTGCGGGACATTTTCGATCTCGGTGACCGCTTATTATTCGTCGCTTCCGACCGGATATCGGCCTTCGACGTTATCATGCCCAATGGGATTCCGCGCAAAGGGGAGGTGCTGACGCAGATTTCCTATTTCTGGTTTGGGCAGACCGAGTCGTTTCAGGCCAACCACCTCGTCTCGCATGCGAACGATCCGTTGCCCTCTGAGCTGCAGCCGTTCGCGTCCAAGCTGGCGCGGCGCAGCATGGTGGTTAAAAAAGCCGCTCCGCTGGCCATCGAATGCGTCGTGCGCGGCTACCTGGCAGGCTCGGGATGGAAAGAATACCGCGAGCATCAGACCGTGTGCGGCATTAAACTGCCCGCCGCCCTGAAGGAATCTTCTGAATTGCCTGAACCGATTTTTACCCCGGCTACAAAGGCCGAGAGCGGCCACGACGAGAACATCTCATTCGAGCGGGCAGCCGGGATTGTGGGAGGGGACATTGCTGAGAAGGTGCGCGCAGCGAGCCTGAAGATTTATAATTCCGCCCGGGATTATGCCCGCAAGCGCGGCATCATCATTGCCGATACGAAATTCGAGTTTGGTCTATTGAATGGGCAACTCATCCTAATCGATGAAGTGCTCACGCCCGATTCCTCGCGGTTCTGGCCTGCCGATCAATACCAAACAGGCAAGAGCCAGCCCAGTTTCGATAAACAATTCGTGCGGGATTACCTCGAAACACTCGATTGGAACAAAACAGCGCCTGGCCCGGTCCTGCCCGCCCAGGTTGTGGCTCGCACCCAGGCCAAATACCTCGACGCATACGAGCGGCTGACAGGCAGGCCGTTGTAG
- a CDS encoding peptidylprolyl isomerase: MKEVAVIKTTEGEMVAELWPDVAPKTVENFKTLANKGFYDGTCFHRVIKGFMIQGGDPLTKDPSQEANWGTGGPGYKVKAEFNDRHHDRGVLSMARSSDPDSAGSQFFICHGNPRFLDHQYTAFGKLIKGDDVLEKIATTPTHPPDRPNKRMGVESIRVVPSDSVK; encoded by the coding sequence ATGAAGGAAGTGGCGGTAATAAAAACGACTGAGGGGGAAATGGTCGCGGAACTTTGGCCCGATGTGGCGCCGAAGACCGTCGAAAACTTCAAAACCCTGGCCAACAAAGGCTTTTACGACGGGACCTGTTTTCACAGAGTCATCAAAGGCTTTATGATTCAGGGGGGCGACCCGCTGACCAAGGATCCTAGCCAGGAAGCCAATTGGGGTACTGGCGGGCCAGGATACAAAGTCAAAGCAGAGTTCAATGACCGCCATCATGATCGCGGAGTTCTTTCCATGGCCAGGTCCAGCGACCCGGATTCTGCAGGCAGCCAATTTTTTATCTGCCATGGCAACCCCCGTTTCCTGGACCACCAATACACCGCGTTTGGCAAATTGATTAAGGGCGACGATGTGCTTGAAAAAATCGCCACCACGCCGACCCACCCCCCCGACCGGCCCAATAAACGCATGGGTGTCGAGAGCATCCGGGTCGTCCCGTCCGATTCGGTGAAATGA